A stretch of DNA from Dehalobacterium formicoaceticum:
TGTTCCAGTATGTAGGAAAGGTCGGCGTCTCCGACACCTACAGGCACATATATTTTTGGATGAATAAACCCGCAGACAAAAGCTGTGCCGATCCGGTCTGACTCATAAATATTGCCTTTGACAAGGGTAGCGGTTAGAAGCTGTCTTTTTATTTTTATGTATGAGATCACACTGTACAAAAGCAGGACAACAATTCCTGCAAGCCAGATAAGGCTGAGAACTTCCATCCAGATTTGCATAGGGTTTACGCTTGCGATTGGTGCAGCCTGGGGTAAGGATGAGTTCACTGCGCTATCTATGCTATCCATGCTGCCTGTGCCGGATTGAATAGTAGGTTCCGGCATAAAACCAATGTCCTTGGACACATATTCCAAAACACCGGAATTACTCCGCGAGTCAATATTCAGCAGTCCCAAAAAGCTAAAATCGGAAGTGAAAGACAAGGGGCAGATAAGGCGAATCAGCAGCACAGCCCATAGGGCATAAGAGAAAAACTTTGGAGCTTTCCTTAAAAGCAGGCGGACAAGAATGATGATGACAGCCACATAGGATGCAGTGATGCTCATGTTCAGAATGGTTGTAAACAGTCCTGATAAGGTACTCATTTTACCGCCTCCTCAATAATCTGCTTCAGTTCCTCAGCCTCTTGTTCGGTGATTTTTCGATCGCCAAGAAAAGCAGTTAAGAATTTCGGAAGAGAACCATTAAAGGATTTTTCCACCACTGCATTACTCTCGTACCTTTGCACATCCTCTCGCTTGACAAGTGCGGTCACAACCGCATCCTTATTTTGCAGGATGGCGCGATCAGAGAGTTTTTTTAAAACCGTGTAGGTGGTGGATTTCTTCCATCCGAGCTTGTCTGCACAAAGCCGTACCAATTCTGTTGAATTGATTGGCTCGTTGTCCCAAATAATACTCGCAAATTTATACTCTGCATCAAACAGTTTATATTTTTCCATGCGTGATAAAACCTCCTCGAGTCTACCGCGATAAACCTCGCCTTTAGTTTACTGCAATAGACCTTATCTGTCAAGAAAAGCCTGCGGATGGAAGAATAAAAGAAAGCCGAGAAAAAGTGAAATTGAGAAAAACTTGAGATTTACATGTAATACTATTCCTTCTGCAAAGCAGTTCCACCGTGAACATAGCGGCTCCCCGCACCTGGTTGTATTTTCTTATACCTCAGCTGATTTGATGTAGTCTTTTCAATAAAGCGCATTAGGCATTGACTAATGCTTTATAAACGGTGTTCAAGTGGTGGTGTTTGATACTGTTTATGATCAGCTGACAGGGAAACACCACCATAAAAAAACACCCGTCAGCTCATAAGGCTGAAAGGTGGGTGTACTGCAAAATAGATAGGAAAATGTAAAATCTTATGATAATATGATAATATGATAATATGATAATATAATCATATTATCATATTATCTTGGAAGGGTGTCAAGGATTGTCAAGGGGACGTTTCGTTTGCCATTTTAACCGGAAAGCCGGAAGAAACATACCCTTGGTTTAAAGCAAATAGTTCTAAGGTGGTGTCATAAATGCAGTCAATGGAAGGAAAAGTAGGGAGAATATTTTTTCTCAGGATGGAGGATGGTGATCTTATCCCCCAATGTATCGAGGACTTTGCCCGGGAAAAAGAAATTAGATTTGGGTGGGTTACTTTAATCGGTTGTCTGGAAAAGGGAAACGTAGCTATGGGGCCTAGGGATGGAGGGGAAAGTCCTCCTCAGCCTATGATGATACCTATTGACGGCGTCCATGAAATGATAGCAATTGGCTTTATTGCTCCAGGTCTGCAAGGGAAACCTGTTTTGCATATACATGGAGCTTTGGGTCGAGCAGGTCAATCAAAGGCAGGTTGCTTAAGAGATGGGATTTCTGTCTGGTGCTATGGGGAAGCGGTAATCAATGAAGTTACCGGAATTGAAGCCAAAAGAATAATTGATGAAAAGACGGGATTTGTT
This window harbors:
- a CDS encoding PPC domain-containing DNA-binding protein; translated protein: MQSMEGKVGRIFFLRMEDGDLIPQCIEDFAREKEIRFGWVTLIGCLEKGNVAMGPRDGGESPPQPMMIPIDGVHEMIAIGFIAPGLQGKPVLHIHGALGRAGQSKAGCLRDGISVWCYGEAVINEVTGIEAKRIIDEKTGFVLLKLDQDS
- a CDS encoding BlaI/MecI/CopY family transcriptional regulator is translated as MEKYKLFDAEYKFASIIWDNEPINSTELVRLCADKLGWKKSTTYTVLKKLSDRAILQNKDAVVTALVKREDVQRYESNAVVEKSFNGSLPKFLTAFLGDRKITEQEAEELKQIIEEAVK